The following proteins are encoded in a genomic region of Lemur catta isolate mLemCat1 chromosome 10, mLemCat1.pri, whole genome shotgun sequence:
- the BARX1 gene encoding homeobox protein BarH-like 1 — MQRPGDLGAARFGPPEGCADHRPHRYRSFMIEEILTEPPGPKGAAPAAAAAAAGELLKFGVQALLAARPFHSHLAVLKAEQAAVFKFPLAPLGCSGLSSALLAAGPGLPGAAGAPHLPLELQLRGKLETAGPGEPSTKAKKGRRSRTVFTELQLMGLEKRFEKQKYLSTPDRIDLAESLGLSQLQVKTWYQNRRMKWKKIVLQGGGLESPTKPKGRPKKNSIPTSEQLTEQERAKEAEKPAEVPDEPSDRSRED; from the exons ATGCAGCGGCCGGGGGACCTGGGCGCTGCGCGCTTCGGCCCTCCCGAAGGCTGTGCCGACCACCGGCCGCACCGCTACCGCAGCTTCATGATCGAAGAGATCCTCACCGAGCCGCCCGGGCCCAAGGGcgccgcgcccgccgccgccgctgccgccgcggGCGAGCTGCTGAAGTTCGGCGTGCAGGCGCTGCTGGCGGCGCGGCCCTTCCACAGCCACCTGG CGGTGCTGAAGGCCGAGCAGGCGGCGGTGTTCAAGTTCCCGCTGGCGCCGCTTGGCTGTTCCGGGCTGAGCTCGGCGCTGCTGGCCGCGGGGCCTGGGCTGCCCGGCGCCGCGGGCGCGCCGCACCTGCCGCTAGAGTTGCAGCTCCGCGGGAAGCTGGAAACCGCGGGCCCCGGGGAGCCCAGCACCAAAGCCAAGAAGGGGCGCCGGAGCCGCACTGTGTTCACTGAGCTGCAGCTGATGGGCCTGGAGAAACGCTTCGAGAAGCAGAAGTACCTCTCCACACCAGACAG AATAGATCTGGCGGAGTCCCTGGGCCTGAGCCAGTTGCAGGTGAAGACGTGGTACCAGAATCGGAGGATGAAGTGGAAGAAAATA GTGCTGCAGGGAGGTGGTCTGGAGTCCCCCACCAAGCCCAAGGGGCGGCCAAAGAAGAACTCTATTCCCACGAGCGAGCAGCTCACGGAGCAGGAGCGCGCCAAGGAGGCGGAGAAGCCGGCAGAGGTGCCGGACGAGCCAAGCGACAGGAGCCGGGAGGACTGA